Proteins encoded by one window of Lepeophtheirus salmonis chromosome 3, UVic_Lsal_1.4, whole genome shotgun sequence:
- the LOC121114557 gene encoding LOW QUALITY PROTEIN: uncharacterized protein (The sequence of the model RefSeq protein was modified relative to this genomic sequence to represent the inferred CDS: deleted 2 bases in 1 codon), with the protein MDKTFIVLTVLSLIIHAYFSEGQSDPFNRRSPYNCTINRIIQGQWYSRETNLDTLTNIDATTMQGRGTCMESKTDNAGSYDFLFASSSGCFILFSLCQTFYPYSQHFGKRETGCVSLETGDKPSLEKVCSILNSKAQIITMFLETYTPVNCRSSIEGVFQFTYQLRWAFTGDCSHNEQQIHSCQNVGSQFLISNQKFNVTYRKCEGMDWTSNSVVEFACLGDWFIGKDQFFAVANTKESRRDEKFRCFLKNRDDDYYLGMSITPECNTIKTIERAPVRLKLTPVRSQLVEPTCHLPENFTGEWINTANVDADVIINSTHIIERWHPDDSRYRKVIYVCKEQRDSRYMMGRLTIDGCQIDYQCIDFVPRHHNIIRFRMGEAGIKNDFHTICSWVKFKTEAEWKYNLMLKKDPVPIRCPVAGAFNFTQTGDFLFETRFIGGITKAPRPDVWNRPGQFSCKQNISRLTVCDTDHKEISIDETYCWSTDHLGRPIDIYSVPDYRLQCIGYWKENLKSYLITYDQLDAFTNYRCWVYQRADLNKMLMSMSVGPYCDLGQDVDSKDWRNGAAVSLVMDENEREFDRCPMYFNDGSEPWTVEENYVRVFNFDDTGKGSESSISVLLVFLLVPFHSFYLAFI; encoded by the exons ATGGATAAAACTTTCATAGTTTTAACAGTCCTATCCCTTATTATACATGCATACTTCTCAGAgg GTCAGTCGGATCCGTTCAATAGAAGATCACCTTATAATTGCACAATCAATCGAATTATCCAAGGGCAATGGTATTCGAGAGAGACAAATTTGGATACTTTGACAAATATTGATGCGACAACTATGCAGGGTAGAGGTACCTGTATGGAGAGTAAAACCGATAATGCTGGAAGTTATGACTTCCTCTTTGCCTCT TCTTCAGGATGCTTCATCTTGTTTTCATTGTGTCAGACTTTTTATCCGTACTCCCAACATTTTGGAAAAAGAGAAA CGGGCTGTGTTTCCTTAGAGACAGGAGATAAACCATCATTAGAAAAAGTATGTTCTATTTTGAACTCCAAGGCTCAAATTATAACCATGTTTTTAGAGACATACACTCCTGTGAATTGTAGATCATCCATTGAAGGTGTATTCCAATTTACTTATCAG cttCGATGGGCATTTACTGGAGATTGTTCCCATAATGAGCAGCAAATTCACTCATGTCAAAACGTTGgttctcaatttttaatttcaaatcaaaagttCAATGTTACATATCGTAAATGTGAAGGAATGGATTGGACATCAAATTCAGTAGTGGAGTTTGCTTGTCTTGGTGACTGGTTTATTGGAAAGGACCAATTTTTTGCTGTTGCCAATACTAAAGAATCAAGAAGAGATGAGAAATTTCGatgttttctcaaaaatagAGATGATGACTACTACCTTGGAATGTCCATCACTCCAGAGTGTAATACTATTAAAACCATTGAAAGA GCTCCTGTAAGATTAAAGCTCACACCCGTACGCTCTCAATTAGTTGAACCTACATGCCATTTACCAGAAAATTTTACTGGTGAGTGGATCAATACTGCTAATGTTGATGCCGATGTAATCATCAATTCAACTCACATTATTGAAAGATGGCATCCTGATGACTCACGCTACCGAAAAGTTATTTACGTTTGTAAAGAACAACGTGATTCTCGATACATGATGGGTCGACTGACCATTGATGGCTGTCAAATAGATTACCAATGTATTGATTTTGTTCCTAGAcatcataatattattagatttaGAATGGGTGAGGCTGGAATCAAAAATGATTTCCACACTATTTGTTCCTGGGTTAAATTCAAAACAGAGGCTGAGtggaaatataatttgatgCTCA AAAAAGACCCTGTTCCTATTCGATGTCCTGTTGCCGGAGCCTTTAACTTTACTCAAACAGGAGACTTTTTGTTTGAAACAAGATTTATTGGAGGTATAACAAAGGCACCAAGACCAGATGTCTGGAATAGACCAGGTCAATTTTCTTGCAAGCAGAATATTTCAAGACTAACCGTCTGTGATACAGATCATAAAGAAATATCAATCGATGAAACGTACTGTTGGTCAACTGATCATTTAGGAAGGCCGATTGATATCTAtag tgTTCCAGATTATCGATTACAATGTATTGGATATTGGAAAGAGAATCTTAAATCCTATTTAATCACCTATGATCAACTTGATGCATTTACAAACTACCGTTGTTGGGTATATCAAAGAgcagatttaaataaaatgcttATGTCTATGTCTGTGGGGCCTTATTGTGATCTTGGTCAAGATGTGGATAGTAAAGATTGGAGAAATGGAGCAGCCGTCAGTTTAGTTATGGACGAAAATGAGAGAGAAT TTGATCGCTGCCCTATGTATTTCAATGATGGATCAGAACCATGGACAGTTGAAGAGAACTATGTTCGTGTATTCAATTTTGATGATACCGGAAAAGGATCCGAATCTTCCATAAGTGTATTGTTAGTCTTCTTACTAGTTCCTTTTCATAGTTTTTACCttgcatttatataa